TGTAGCAGTCGCTGATGCCACCGCCAACCGGGACTTCGAAGTCGAAGTTCTGGTAGCCAGAGTAAGGGCGAGCCTTACGCACGTCGAAGTCGATACCGGTGGCACGCAGGCCAGCACCGGTGGTGCCCCACTCCAGCGCTTCTTTCGCGGTATAGGCTGCAACGCCCTGGGAACGGCCTTTCAGGATGGTGTTGCGCAGCGCAGCTTTCTCATAAGAATCCAGGCGCTTCGGCATCCACTCCAGGAACTCTTTCAGCAGACGCTCCCAGCCCTTCGGCAGATCGTGTGCAACACCGCCGATGCGGAACCAGGCCGGGTGCATACGGAAACCGGTAATCGCTTCCACCAGATCGTAAATTTTTTGGCGATCGGTAAAGGCGAAGAAGACCGGCGTCATGGCGCCCACGTCCTGAATAAAGGTGGAGATGTAAAGCAGGTGGCTGTTGATGCGGAACAGCTCGGAAAGCATAACGCGGATAACTTCAACGCGCTCAGGCACCACGATGCCAGCCAGCTTTTCAACCGCCAGCACGTAAGGCATTTCGTTGACGCAGCCGCCGAGGTACTCGATACGGTCAGTATACGGAATGTAGCTGTGCCAGGACTGACGCTCACCCATTTTTTCAGCGCCACGGTGGTGGTAGCCGATATCCGGCACGCAGTCGACTATCTCTTCGCCGTCCAGCTGCAGGATGATACGGAAAGCACCGTGTGCGGATGGGTGGTTTGGCCCCAGGTTCAGGAACATGAAGTCTTCATGCTCGCTGCTGCGCTTCATGCCCCACTCTTCAGGCTTGAAGGTCAGCGCCTCCATTTCCAGGTCTTCTTTCTGTTTAGTCAGGATAAACGGATCGAATTCTGTGGCGCGCGCCGGGTAGTCTTTACGCAGCGGGTGGCCTTCCCAGGTCGGCGGCATCATGATGCGCGTCAGGTGCGGGTGGCCATTAAAGGTGATGCCAAACATCTCCCATGTTTCACGCTCGTACCAGTTGGCGTTCGGGAAGAGTTTTGTCAGCGTCGGCAGATTAAGATCGTTTTCAGACAACGCCACCTTGAGCATGATATCGCGATTGCGTTCAATGGAAATCAGGTGGTAGAAAACGGAAAAATCCGCAGCCGGTAAACCGTTGCGGTGTGTGCGTAGACGCTCATCCATGCCATGCAGGTCGAACAGCATAACGTAGGGTTTTGGTGATTTCTTGAGGAAATCGACCACTTCCAGTAACTGTTCACGCTTAACCCAAACTACGGGTACCCCGGTGCGGGTTGGCTGAACGGTAAAGGCATCCGGCCCAAAACGGTTACGCAATTCGCCAATGACCGGATCATCCAGGTGATCCCTTGTCTGCCAGGCTGGCATAGCGGCGTCTTGCGCGGTTAAATCGGTCATAGTTCTCACCATTGCAAATGGTTCTGTGGTGACTGCGCTCAGTGTCTTTGCTTTTATATTATTGATATACAAAGACGCTCACTGATCGCAGGCGCTAATTAAATCTCGTCCGGCGTCCGCAGGTTGGTTACCGCGATACGCTCGCCGCGCTTACGCTCACGCTCGGACTGCATGTTGGCGCGGTAAACGCCCTGATCGCCAACAACCCACGACAGCGGGCGACGCTCTTTGCCGATAGACTCCTGCAGCAGCATCAGCGCCTGCATGTAAGCCTCCGGACGCGGCGGGCAGCCTGGGATGTAAACATCAACCGGGATAAATTTATCTACGCCCTGCACAACGGAATAGATGTCGTACATGCCGCCAGA
This Klebsiella michiganensis DNA region includes the following protein-coding sequences:
- a CDS encoding NADH:ubiquinone oxidoreductase (NuoCD; NDH-1 shuttles electrons from NADH, via FMN and iron-sulfur (Fe-S) centers, to quinones in the respiratory chain; subunits NuoCD, E, F, and G constitute the peripheral sector of the complex; in Escherichia coli this gene encodes a fusion protein of NuoC and NuoD that are found separate in other organisms), coding for MTDLTAQDAAMPAWQTRDHLDDPVIGELRNRFGPDAFTVQPTRTGVPVVWVKREQLLEVVDFLKKSPKPYVMLFDLHGMDERLRTHRNGLPAADFSVFYHLISIERNRDIMLKVALSENDLNLPTLTKLFPNANWYERETWEMFGITFNGHPHLTRIMMPPTWEGHPLRKDYPARATEFDPFILTKQKEDLEMEALTFKPEEWGMKRSSEHEDFMFLNLGPNHPSAHGAFRIILQLDGEEIVDCVPDIGYHHRGAEKMGERQSWHSYIPYTDRIEYLGGCVNEMPYVLAVEKLAGIVVPERVEVIRVMLSELFRINSHLLYISTFIQDVGAMTPVFFAFTDRQKIYDLVEAITGFRMHPAWFRIGGVAHDLPKGWERLLKEFLEWMPKRLDSYEKAALRNTILKGRSQGVAAYTAKEALEWGTTGAGLRATGIDFDVRKARPYSGYQNFDFEVPVGGGISDCYTRVMLKVEELRQSLRILEQCLKNMPAGPFKADHPLTTPPPKERTLQHIETLITHFLQVSWGPVMPANESFQMIEATKGINSYYLTSDASTMSYRTRIRTPSFAHLQQIPAAIRGSLVSDLIVYLGSIDFVMSDVDR